From the Deinococcus aquaticus genome, one window contains:
- a CDS encoding efflux RND transporter periplasmic adaptor subunit, producing the protein MSRAVPVGRRPAAQLTLAVMLSATLAACAAPGGADAGSGEATPAKATTNNLDAVPAKSTTLDVTVVEATSGTLNVQRSASAIIEAQRDSQVAAQSGGNVRAVLVAEGDRVNRGDVLVQLDDTQQRQALENARLQVQQAQINLDQTRTNTGQASAALSASVTSARAALAQAQSGAQSAETLYGLGGVSLADLQAARSQLAQAQSTLAQAQNALAQNGSSASGSVPLQQASLKSAQASVAQAEENLARTAVRAPFSGTVASLAVSVGEFAGQGSAVARLVDPGSIRAKFSVPSGDALALKDGARLNLGYGGVNYVAVVTGTPNIAGTNRLVPVTARVEGGEALPVGATAQARYRNTLGTGTLVPSSAVQVDGGQNAVYVAAEGLAQLTPVTVVAESGGQVALRGVQAGQEVITPVPASLQDGAKVKVKRVAADAASTGATGADAEGGTQP; encoded by the coding sequence ATGAGCCGCGCCGTTCCTGTGGGCCGCCGCCCCGCCGCGCAGCTGACGCTGGCCGTGATGCTCAGCGCCACCCTGGCCGCCTGCGCCGCGCCGGGAGGGGCGGACGCCGGTTCCGGCGAGGCCACACCGGCCAAGGCCACCACCAACAATCTGGACGCCGTGCCGGCCAAGAGCACCACGCTGGACGTGACGGTCGTGGAGGCCACGAGCGGCACCCTGAACGTGCAGCGCAGCGCGTCGGCGATCATCGAGGCGCAGCGGGACTCGCAGGTGGCCGCGCAGAGCGGCGGCAACGTGCGCGCCGTGCTGGTCGCCGAGGGTGACCGCGTGAACAGGGGCGACGTGCTGGTGCAGCTGGACGACACGCAGCAGCGTCAGGCCCTGGAGAACGCGCGCCTGCAGGTTCAGCAGGCGCAGATCAACCTGGATCAGACCCGCACGAACACCGGGCAGGCCAGCGCCGCGCTGAGCGCCTCGGTCACGTCCGCGCGCGCGGCGCTGGCGCAGGCGCAGAGCGGCGCGCAGAGTGCCGAGACGCTGTACGGTCTGGGCGGCGTGAGCCTCGCGGACCTGCAGGCGGCCCGCTCGCAGCTGGCGCAGGCGCAGAGCACCCTGGCGCAGGCGCAGAACGCCCTGGCGCAGAACGGCAGCAGCGCCAGCGGCAGTGTGCCGCTGCAGCAGGCCAGCCTGAAATCCGCGCAGGCCAGCGTGGCGCAGGCCGAGGAGAACCTGGCCCGCACGGCGGTCCGCGCGCCGTTCTCCGGGACGGTCGCCAGCCTGGCGGTCAGCGTGGGTGAGTTCGCCGGGCAGGGCTCCGCCGTGGCGCGGCTGGTCGATCCGGGCAGCATCCGCGCGAAGTTCAGCGTGCCCAGCGGGGACGCGCTGGCCCTGAAGGACGGCGCGCGCCTGAACCTGGGGTACGGCGGCGTGAATTACGTGGCGGTCGTGACGGGCACGCCCAACATCGCGGGCACCAACCGGCTGGTGCCGGTCACGGCGCGCGTCGAGGGGGGCGAGGCGCTGCCGGTCGGCGCGACCGCCCAGGCCCGCTACCGCAACACGCTGGGTACGGGCACGCTGGTGCCCAGCAGCGCCGTGCAGGTGGACGGCGGTCAGAACGCCGTGTACGTCGCGGCGGAAGGACTGGCGCAGCTGACGCCCGTGACGGTCGTGGCCGAAAGTGGCGGCCAGGTGGCGCTGCGCGGCGTGCAGGCCGGGCAGGAGGTCATCACGCCCGTGCCGGCCAGCCTGCAGGACGGCGCGAAGGTGAAGGTCAAGCGCGTGGCAGCTGACGCGGCCAGTACCGGGGCGACCGGGGCGGACGCGGAAGGCGGCACGCAGCCATGA
- a CDS encoding TolC family protein has product MNHLTNQTLNPTTTSRNLSGGAFRLLALTLALAAPQASAQAATTLTLPGAVTRALENGADVTTARANLQKAQANLRAVRADPTSPITALTQAEQDVTAQAATLASTKLSVAQTVVTQYLGAFETAARTRVSAAQVELDARQLKIAQAKLAARVATTLDVSRVQNTLDNDRQDLQSARDQLPVLEAQLARSLNLPASTDLTLSAPPAPPKLSLTLAGLQAGLEKRLPGLVQAANGAAFSALQVKLADNDYTPARTLEDARVAAQNAQISLGDAQRSALTQVRDAYRSLQDAQERVALSRDSLANTQTSLTQAQARLKAGTAAAVDVQQAQVQAQQAALAVTQAQNNVWRSLAALGSAAGTDVTGLVK; this is encoded by the coding sequence ATGAACCACCTGACGAACCAGACCCTGAACCCCACGACCACCTCCCGCAACCTGAGCGGCGGCGCGTTCCGCCTGCTGGCCCTGACCCTGGCGCTGGCCGCCCCGCAGGCGTCCGCGCAGGCGGCGACCACCCTGACCCTGCCGGGCGCCGTGACCCGCGCGCTCGAGAACGGGGCGGACGTGACCACGGCGCGCGCCAACCTGCAGAAAGCCCAGGCGAACCTGCGGGCCGTGCGGGCCGACCCGACCTCCCCGATCACGGCCCTGACGCAGGCGGAGCAGGACGTGACCGCGCAGGCGGCGACGCTGGCCTCCACGAAACTGAGCGTGGCGCAGACTGTGGTGACGCAGTACCTGGGCGCCTTCGAGACGGCCGCGCGGACCCGCGTGTCGGCCGCGCAGGTCGAGCTGGACGCCCGGCAGCTGAAGATCGCGCAGGCGAAACTGGCGGCGCGCGTGGCGACCACGCTGGACGTGAGCCGCGTGCAGAACACCCTGGACAACGACCGGCAGGACCTGCAGAGCGCCCGCGACCAGTTGCCGGTGCTGGAAGCGCAGCTGGCCCGCAGCCTGAACCTGCCCGCCAGTACCGACCTGACCCTGAGCGCCCCGCCCGCCCCGCCGAAACTGAGCCTGACGCTGGCCGGGTTGCAGGCCGGGCTGGAAAAACGCCTGCCGGGGCTGGTGCAGGCCGCGAACGGCGCGGCGTTCAGCGCCCTGCAGGTGAAACTGGCCGATAACGACTACACGCCGGCCCGGACCCTGGAAGACGCCCGCGTGGCCGCGCAGAACGCGCAGATCAGCCTGGGTGACGCTCAGCGCAGCGCGCTGACGCAGGTGCGTGACGCGTACCGCAGCCTGCAGGACGCGCAGGAGCGCGTGGCGCTGTCGCGTGACAGCCTCGCGAACACGCAGACCAGCCTCACGCAGGCGCAGGCCCGCCTGAAAGCCGGCACGGCCGCCGCCGTGGATGTGCAGCAGGCGCAGGTGCAGGCGCAGCAGGCGGCGCTGGCCGTCACGCAGGCGCAGAACAACGTGTGGCGTTCGCTGGCCGCGCTGGGCAGCGCCGCCGGCACCGACGTCACGGGACTGGTGAAATGA
- a CDS encoding TolC family protein yields MTDSPPSLLSRPARMTLLLTLSVLLGFAGAQQTAPPSAVPTPPSAVTAPAATPLSPTTAAGLTPLLAALRGSPDWRAADLSYRAAQLTLDSARTRAGLSVTAGADGTLSRVPWDGGTFAGATTLTLNASLNVLPWAPALEGARSAERALAGAAVDLRSTRARLTVQALQAYEGVRAASAGLELAGAQLDVARTQLSAAQSQRTDGVLSAEGLLAQQAAFETAQAAQTRAERAQAQAVRSLNRLLGTPAALPAQAAAFAPLPALTVSGDLGALLERALSRRPEVARAQAALADAQAGLSAARLDARLPDVSASVRAGQLSDAAGNSGRLVSGTLNVKQGTLGAQVSLPLKDTSVIPGGVVLSLSASLPVFGNTRGTALTQAQLSVTQAQLALDSARQSVELDVRASLDALQNEQAALSAARTTAEQARTALGSARARLDAGLATALNVRQAELTSLQADQALQSQLNAVTLATLTLAQATTDLDPLLLTAGGTP; encoded by the coding sequence ATGACTGATTCACCCCCTTCCCTTCTGTCGCGGCCAGCGCGGATGACCCTGCTGCTGACCCTGAGTGTGCTGCTGGGCTTCGCCGGGGCGCAGCAGACCGCGCCGCCCAGCGCGGTGCCCACGCCCCCCTCTGCCGTCACGGCCCCGGCTGCGACTCCCCTGTCACCGACCACGGCGGCCGGCCTGACGCCACTGCTGGCGGCGCTGCGCGGCTCGCCCGACTGGCGCGCGGCGGACCTGAGTTACCGCGCGGCGCAACTGACGCTGGACAGCGCCCGGACCCGCGCCGGACTGAGCGTGACCGCCGGCGCGGACGGCACCCTGAGCCGCGTTCCCTGGGACGGCGGGACGTTTGCGGGTGCCACGACCCTGACCCTGAACGCCAGCCTGAACGTGCTTCCCTGGGCTCCGGCGCTTGAGGGGGCCCGCAGCGCCGAGCGGGCGCTGGCCGGGGCGGCGGTGGACCTGCGCAGCACCCGCGCGCGCCTGACCGTGCAGGCCCTTCAGGCCTACGAGGGTGTGCGCGCCGCCTCAGCGGGCCTGGAACTGGCCGGCGCGCAACTGGACGTGGCCCGCACGCAACTGAGTGCCGCGCAGTCGCAGCGCACCGATGGCGTGCTGTCGGCCGAGGGACTGCTGGCGCAGCAGGCGGCGTTCGAGACCGCGCAGGCCGCCCAGACCCGCGCCGAACGCGCGCAGGCGCAGGCCGTCCGCAGCCTGAACCGCCTGCTGGGCACGCCCGCCGCGCTGCCCGCCCAGGCCGCCGCGTTCGCGCCGCTGCCTGCCCTGACCGTCAGCGGTGACCTGGGGGCCCTGCTGGAACGGGCCCTGTCCCGCCGGCCCGAGGTCGCGCGCGCCCAGGCGGCGTTGGCCGACGCGCAGGCGGGCCTGAGCGCCGCGCGGCTGGACGCCCGCCTGCCGGACGTGAGTGCCAGCGTCCGCGCCGGGCAGCTCAGTGACGCGGCCGGTAACAGCGGCCGCCTCGTCAGCGGGACCCTGAACGTCAAGCAGGGCACGCTGGGCGCGCAGGTCAGCCTGCCCCTGAAAGACACCAGCGTCATTCCGGGCGGCGTGGTCCTGTCGCTCAGCGCGTCCCTGCCGGTGTTCGGGAACACGCGCGGCACGGCCCTGACGCAGGCGCAACTGAGCGTCACGCAGGCGCAACTGGCGCTGGACAGCGCCCGCCAGAGCGTGGAACTCGACGTGCGCGCCAGCCTCGACGCCCTGCAGAACGAGCAGGCCGCGCTGAGTGCTGCCCGCACGACCGCCGAGCAGGCCCGCACCGCCCTGGGCAGCGCCCGCGCCCGCCTGGACGCCGGACTGGCCACGGCCCTGAATGTCCGGCAGGCCGAACTGACGTCTCTGCAGGCCGATCAGGCGCTGCAATCGCAACTGAACGCCGTGACGCTCGCCACCCTGACGCTCGCCCAGGCCACCACCGATCTCGACCCGCTGCTCCTGACTGCCGGAGGTACCCCATGA
- a CDS encoding TetR/AcrR family transcriptional regulator: MARPRSITDEQIVEAAHEVFLEQGFSATTAAIARRAGVSEGTLFNRFPTKEDLFMAAIGLSNYGRWRPQLLEQVGQGEVRRNLERAMMSVLDEAEVLMPKLMVMFSRGHDPGHNPLLQRLDDPIRSDADALDTYLQAEAQRGRVRPLDASVTALAMMGALTHYIHRERMLPPMGHDSVERGRFVRGLLDVMWPGMAP, translated from the coding sequence ATGGCCCGTCCCCGCTCGATCACCGATGAACAGATAGTGGAGGCCGCGCACGAGGTCTTTCTGGAACAGGGATTCTCGGCCACGACCGCCGCCATTGCCCGCCGCGCCGGGGTTTCCGAGGGCACGCTGTTCAACCGTTTCCCGACCAAGGAGGACCTGTTCATGGCGGCCATCGGCCTGAGCAACTACGGGCGCTGGCGGCCGCAACTGCTGGAGCAGGTGGGGCAGGGCGAGGTTCGCCGCAACCTGGAACGCGCCATGATGAGCGTGCTGGACGAGGCCGAGGTGCTGATGCCCAAGCTGATGGTGATGTTCTCGCGCGGGCACGATCCGGGGCACAATCCGCTGCTGCAACGCCTGGACGACCCGATCCGTTCGGATGCCGACGCGCTCGACACCTACTTGCAGGCGGAGGCGCAGCGGGGCCGGGTGCGTCCGCTGGACGCCTCGGTGACGGCGCTGGCAATGATGGGCGCGCTGACACATTACATCCACCGGGAGCGGATGCTGCCGCCCATGGGGCACGACTCGGTCGAGCGGGGGCGCTTCGTGCGCGGCCTGCTGGACGTGATGTGGCCGGGAATGGCGCCGTGA
- a CDS encoding recombinase family protein, which yields MLIGYARSIQAQKQPITQIKELLSAGCQSIFIDNNSGDHLERPVLHRAIESLRPGDTLIMQNRDRLSRNATQTTILLGRVAQQGADARFLHETPRAVPATSAP from the coding sequence ATGCTGATCGGCTACGCACGTTCCATCCAGGCCCAGAAACAACCCATCACCCAGATCAAGGAACTGCTCAGCGCCGGTTGCCAGTCCATCTTCATCGACAACAACAGCGGCGACCACCTCGAACGCCCGGTCCTGCACCGCGCCATCGAGAGCCTGCGTCCCGGCGACACCCTGATCATGCAAAACCGCGACCGCCTGAGCCGCAACGCCACCCAGACCACCATCCTGCTCGGCCGCGTCGCGCAGCAGGGAGCCGACGCCCGCTTCCTGCACGAAACGCCCCGCGCCGTGCCCGCCACGTCCGCACCCTGA
- a CDS encoding PAAR domain-containing protein, whose protein sequence is MPMAARVGDNHTCPLYQGWNPHVGGPISSGSVNVLIGGQPAARAGDPCVCVGPPDTVAQGSATVRINGRPAARLGDSTAHGGVISAGAPTVNIGG, encoded by the coding sequence ATGCCCATGGCCGCGCGCGTCGGAGACAACCACACCTGCCCCCTCTACCAGGGTTGGAACCCGCACGTCGGCGGCCCCATCAGCAGCGGCAGCGTGAACGTCCTGATCGGCGGACAGCCCGCCGCCCGCGCCGGAGACCCCTGCGTGTGCGTCGGCCCGCCCGACACGGTCGCGCAGGGCAGCGCCACCGTCCGCATCAACGGCCGCCCCGCCGCCCGCCTGGGCGACAGCACCGCGCACGGCGGCGTGATCAGCGCCGGAGCGCCCACCGTCAACATCGGCGGCTGA
- a CDS encoding DUF4157 domain-containing protein, translating to MTDLPVSAAATRPVESLPAQTIPTPALTLPTLPQPVLPVPQVVTLPVQATGPLSPEAWPVAAAPAPGQPFAVAVPPDRVPAVAVAPDAFAADSPGAPVPARAASGPGEFALPAPVVPSWFPASPAPVLPALGEASGPGETSLEGVLEGPAGSGFQPAGTAPPAGLTVPVTVSVPLPVSVLPVSAPLPESMPGLPGVGRSPVLPVSGSTLPLPGAVPVPETVSVPVPPVGGSPALWDDVVRAALPSLFGAGPQIRAAVPGLVPVVLPVVGAAAPQAVLPGAQTGPLTGSRPGAELPVVPGVQAVTPLGVPLAGAPQGPGLNGPQSQVLRALQAAVRQDGHGQPLAPGAQASLAQLMGTSVADVRVIRNAGVPAALQAAQADALTVGRTVFLSPDTPLDSGAGRALAAHEFTHALRQKTAGFVPDVLRRAPGRPDSSAEEAVALATEHASVHGPDGAGQPTRRLPGLPAPWEPLPWETGSFGAGHGDRPDPSTWGEAHPAREFQSPLPAADRPALPPALGLQSAGLAGPGGLGNVVNAAATDRAKPQEARDTQAGAPPVGRRAQGTPSVDLDQVAREVYARLRERLSSELRRH from the coding sequence GTGACCGACCTGCCCGTGTCGGCGGCGGCCACGCGTCCGGTCGAGTCTCTGCCAGCACAGACCATCCCCACGCCGGCCCTGACCCTGCCGACGCTGCCCCAGCCGGTCCTGCCAGTGCCGCAGGTTGTGACGCTGCCGGTACAGGCAACCGGTCCGCTCAGCCCGGAGGCGTGGCCCGTTGCGGCCGCACCGGCTCCCGGTCAGCCGTTTGCCGTCGCGGTGCCACCTGACCGGGTCCCGGCTGTGGCAGTGGCCCCTGACGCCTTCGCGGCGGACAGCCCGGGCGCGCCGGTTCCGGCCCGCGCCGCTTCAGGGCCCGGCGAGTTCGCGCTGCCGGCGCCTGTCGTGCCGTCATGGTTCCCGGCCAGTCCGGCACCGGTGCTGCCCGCATTAGGTGAGGCTTCCGGGCCCGGCGAGACCAGCCTGGAGGGTGTGCTGGAGGGGCCGGCGGGGTCCGGATTCCAGCCGGCCGGGACCGCGCCGCCTGCCGGACTCACCGTGCCGGTGACCGTGTCTGTACCGCTCCCCGTGTCTGTGCTCCCCGTGTCTGCACCGCTGCCGGAGTCCATGCCGGGCCTGCCGGGTGTGGGGCGGTCACCAGTTCTGCCGGTCAGCGGGTCAACCCTGCCGCTGCCCGGAGCGGTCCCGGTGCCGGAGACGGTCAGCGTGCCCGTCCCGCCGGTGGGCGGGTCGCCGGCCCTGTGGGACGACGTGGTTCGCGCGGCGCTTCCGTCGCTGTTCGGGGCGGGTCCGCAGATCCGGGCGGCAGTACCGGGGCTGGTGCCGGTGGTCCTGCCGGTCGTGGGGGCAGCGGCGCCGCAGGCGGTCCTGCCGGGCGCGCAGACCGGTCCGCTGACCGGGTCACGGCCGGGCGCCGAGCTTCCCGTCGTGCCGGGCGTGCAGGCGGTCACGCCGCTGGGTGTGCCGCTGGCCGGTGCGCCGCAGGGGCCGGGTCTGAACGGTCCGCAGTCGCAGGTGCTGCGGGCGTTGCAGGCGGCCGTGCGGCAGGACGGGCACGGGCAGCCGCTGGCGCCGGGCGCGCAGGCGTCCCTGGCGCAGCTGATGGGCACCTCGGTGGCGGACGTGCGGGTCATCCGGAATGCGGGCGTACCGGCGGCCCTGCAGGCGGCGCAGGCCGACGCGCTCACAGTGGGGCGCACGGTGTTCCTGTCGCCGGACACGCCGCTGGATTCCGGGGCGGGGCGGGCCCTGGCGGCGCACGAGTTCACGCACGCGCTTCGCCAGAAGACTGCCGGGTTCGTGCCGGACGTGCTGCGCCGCGCGCCGGGCCGCCCGGACAGCAGCGCCGAGGAGGCCGTGGCGCTCGCGACCGAGCACGCCAGCGTTCACGGGCCTGACGGTGCCGGCCAGCCCACGCGCCGCCTGCCGGGCCTGCCGGCCCCGTGGGAGCCGCTGCCGTGGGAAACCGGATCGTTCGGCGCGGGTCACGGCGACCGCCCGGACCCCTCGACGTGGGGGGAGGCGCATCCGGCGCGTGAATTCCAGTCACCGCTCCCGGCGGCGGACCGGCCGGCGCTCCCGCCAGCGCTGGGGTTGCAGAGTGCGGGCCTGGCGGGTCCGGGTGGGCTGGGCAACGTGGTGAACGCGGCGGCCACCGACCGCGCGAAGCCGCAGGAGGCCAGGGACACGCAGGCGGGCGCGCCTCCAGTGGGGCGGCGGGCGCAGGGAACGCCGTCCGTGGACCTGGATCAGGTGGCGCGTGAGGTGTACGCCCGCCTGCGGGAGCGCCTGAGCAGCGAGTTGCGGCGCCACTGA
- a CDS encoding phage tail protein, whose product MTFRSNASFNGGRPRVSASLSVGPLGQINFSAGADLRHPAGQTFQPRPVAPSERTMTHASQFRNVTPQQTSVHVLSNHRYQVSIDGLEHAAFSEVSGLQVETETMDFIEGGVNDRVLRLPVRSRVGNLILKRGMVAGNELLEWHLNVVQGYLDVRNITITVYDHPTSVRDSSNHYLRTADPQVRMRFELLQAYPVKWSGPTFNGNGDAVAVESLELAHSGFLQLSR is encoded by the coding sequence ATGACCTTCCGATCCAACGCCAGTTTCAACGGCGGCCGACCCCGCGTGAGCGCGTCCCTCAGCGTCGGCCCGCTGGGACAGATCAACTTCAGCGCCGGAGCCGATCTGCGCCACCCGGCCGGGCAGACCTTCCAGCCGCGCCCGGTCGCGCCGTCCGAACGCACCATGACGCACGCCAGCCAGTTCCGGAACGTCACGCCGCAGCAGACGTCGGTGCACGTCCTGAGCAACCACCGCTATCAGGTGTCCATCGACGGCCTGGAGCACGCGGCGTTCAGTGAAGTCAGCGGCCTGCAGGTCGAAACCGAGACCATGGACTTCATCGAGGGCGGCGTGAACGACCGCGTGCTGCGCCTGCCTGTGCGCTCCCGCGTGGGGAACCTGATCCTCAAGCGCGGCATGGTCGCCGGGAACGAACTGCTCGAATGGCACCTGAACGTCGTGCAGGGCTATCTGGACGTGCGCAACATCACCATCACCGTGTACGACCATCCCACCAGCGTCCGGGACAGCAGCAACCACTACCTCCGAACCGCCGACCCGCAGGTCCGCATGCGCTTCGAGCTGCTGCAGGCGTACCCGGTCAAGTGGAGCGGCCCGACCTTCAACGGAAACGGAGACGCCGTCGCCGTCGAATCCCTCGAACTGGCCCACTCCGGCTTCCTGCAACTCAGCCGCTGA
- a CDS encoding phage tail protein — MTAPTRKDPLVAAYFSVQFDNKVVGAFRECSGLGSESQVVEYRATDAKGRAVLIREPGTMKYNDIVLKRGITNDMDMWVWRQQVEEGNMDEARRSGTITLHNQKGEPVAAWTFERAWPSKLNGPTYDAKSNEVAIEELTITHEGYKRVPAGG, encoded by the coding sequence ATGACCGCACCCACCCGTAAGGACCCCCTCGTTGCCGCCTACTTCAGCGTTCAGTTCGATAACAAGGTGGTCGGCGCCTTCCGCGAATGCAGCGGCCTGGGCAGCGAAAGTCAGGTCGTCGAGTACCGCGCCACCGACGCCAAGGGCCGCGCCGTCCTGATCCGCGAACCCGGCACCATGAAGTACAACGACATCGTCCTCAAGCGCGGCATCACCAACGACATGGACATGTGGGTGTGGCGTCAGCAGGTCGAGGAAGGCAACATGGACGAGGCCCGCCGCAGCGGCACCATCACCCTGCACAACCAGAAAGGCGAGCCCGTCGCCGCCTGGACCTTCGAGCGCGCCTGGCCCAGCAAACTGAACGGCCCCACCTACGACGCCAAGAGCAACGAGGTCGCCATCGAGGAACTGACCATCACCCACGAGGGCTACAAGCGCGTCCCCGCGGGCGGCTAA
- a CDS encoding phage tail sheath family protein, producing MAEYLSPGVYVEETQSGPRPIEGVSTTTAAFVGFAPNGPANTPVFVANWQKFKEIFGTVTAGGERNPFMEGAYLAQSVYAYFNNGGTRCYVVRLVPNQAEAKGARTVEAARPLQLPSRASKAVPSLSIVARDSRQSDIQIEVLAPDPVKPDQAPKGKDGKPADGGPAGPDEGSDGLFTLRVTRNDVTETFPNVSIGKKHSRSVADVINKESTLITIEEASSTGPLVERAPEVGSYVLQAHSNVIEEGRELKGQDFVGSVDSRSGIESLEIAEEVSMIAVPDLMSAYQAGMIGADGVKAVQRALIDHCERNANRIALLDTPPDLTPQQAVQWRNVETNFDSSYAAMYYPWVKIEGPDGSPMMVPPSGFVAGIYARSDVERGVHKAPANEVLRGILGPALQITKSEQDILNPIGVNCIREFPGMGVRVWGARTLSSNAQWRYVPVRRLFNYVEKSIERGTQWAVFEPNDENLWFRIRRDINSFLTSVWRDGALFGNTTREAFYVKCDAELNPDEIRDRGVLQVEIGLAPVKPAEFIVFRFSQYAGGGQ from the coding sequence ATGGCCGAATACCTATCCCCAGGCGTCTACGTCGAAGAAACCCAGAGCGGTCCCCGCCCCATCGAGGGCGTCAGTACCACCACCGCAGCCTTCGTGGGCTTCGCCCCGAACGGTCCCGCCAACACCCCGGTGTTCGTGGCCAACTGGCAGAAATTCAAGGAAATCTTCGGAACCGTCACCGCCGGCGGCGAACGCAACCCCTTCATGGAAGGCGCGTACCTGGCGCAGTCCGTGTACGCGTACTTCAACAACGGCGGCACCCGCTGCTACGTCGTGCGCCTCGTTCCCAACCAGGCAGAAGCCAAGGGCGCGCGCACCGTCGAGGCCGCCCGGCCGCTGCAACTTCCCAGCCGCGCCAGCAAGGCCGTGCCCAGCCTCAGCATCGTCGCCCGCGACAGCCGCCAGAGCGACATTCAGATCGAGGTCCTCGCCCCCGACCCCGTCAAACCCGACCAGGCCCCCAAAGGCAAGGACGGCAAACCGGCCGACGGCGGCCCCGCCGGTCCCGACGAGGGCAGCGACGGCCTGTTCACGCTGCGCGTCACCCGCAACGACGTGACCGAAACCTTCCCGAACGTCTCGATCGGCAAGAAGCACAGCCGCAGCGTCGCGGACGTCATCAACAAGGAAAGCACCCTGATCACCATCGAGGAAGCCAGCTCCACCGGCCCCCTCGTGGAACGTGCACCCGAGGTCGGCAGTTACGTGCTGCAGGCCCACAGCAACGTGATCGAGGAAGGCCGCGAACTCAAGGGTCAGGACTTCGTGGGCAGCGTGGACAGCCGCAGCGGGATCGAGAGCCTCGAAATCGCCGAGGAAGTCAGCATGATCGCCGTGCCTGACCTGATGAGCGCCTACCAGGCCGGCATGATCGGCGCGGACGGCGTGAAGGCCGTGCAGCGCGCCCTGATCGACCACTGCGAACGCAACGCCAACCGCATCGCGCTGCTCGACACGCCCCCGGACCTGACCCCCCAGCAGGCCGTGCAGTGGCGCAACGTCGAGACGAACTTCGACTCCAGTTACGCCGCCATGTACTACCCCTGGGTCAAGATCGAAGGCCCCGACGGCAGCCCCATGATGGTCCCGCCCAGCGGCTTCGTGGCCGGCATCTACGCCCGCAGCGACGTGGAACGCGGCGTGCACAAGGCCCCCGCCAACGAGGTCCTGCGCGGCATTCTCGGGCCGGCCCTGCAGATCACCAAGAGCGAGCAGGACATCCTGAACCCCATCGGCGTGAACTGCATCCGCGAGTTCCCCGGCATGGGCGTGCGCGTCTGGGGCGCCCGGACGCTGTCCAGCAACGCCCAGTGGCGCTACGTGCCGGTCAGGCGCCTGTTCAACTACGTCGAGAAGAGCATCGAACGCGGCACCCAGTGGGCGGTCTTCGAACCCAACGACGAGAACCTGTGGTTCCGCATCCGCCGCGACATCAACTCCTTCCTGACCAGCGTCTGGCGTGACGGCGCCCTGTTCGGCAACACCACCCGCGAGGCCTTCTACGTGAAGTGCGACGCCGAACTGAACCCCGACGAGATCCGCGACCGTGGCGTCCTGCAGGTCGAGATCGGCCTGGCGCCCGTGAAACCCGCCGAATTCATCGTGTTCCGCTTCAGCCAGTACGCCGGCGGCGGACAGTAA
- a CDS encoding DUF4255 domain-containing protein has protein sequence MIDEVQQSLKELVYTEAGLPRDALDIRFAAPTPAWVSGLTRPTLNFFMHDLRENASLRSMEFTHAHTGLGVTRTLAPRRMDLRFLVTVFFKAQLDELGRDEWQVLWRVLAALMRQDEWEDRYLPAAARDTGLGILGLITPGDASSGVFSSLGQAVRPHLNYTVTVPLDLGVTTRSPMVLERDLSFRAQATPGEQPPVSRRVRSSWQLLDELGQPIADALVRSEGGRDGSGARAFSDEAGVVHLNVSRSEVQQLRVLTLDGRALTLPAHDHAATTGAPGPHALPAESPSPSAPLSPAEPGSA, from the coding sequence GTGATCGACGAAGTTCAGCAGTCCCTGAAGGAACTTGTCTATACCGAGGCGGGCCTGCCGCGTGACGCGCTCGACATCCGCTTCGCGGCTCCCACACCGGCCTGGGTGTCGGGCCTGACACGCCCCACCCTGAACTTCTTCATGCACGACCTGCGCGAGAACGCCTCGCTGCGGTCCATGGAATTCACGCACGCCCACACCGGTCTGGGCGTGACCCGCACCCTGGCCCCGCGCCGCATGGACCTGCGCTTTCTGGTCACGGTGTTCTTCAAGGCGCAACTGGACGAACTGGGCCGCGACGAGTGGCAGGTGCTGTGGCGCGTGCTGGCCGCCCTGATGCGCCAGGACGAATGGGAGGACCGCTATCTGCCCGCCGCCGCCCGCGACACGGGCCTGGGCATCCTGGGCCTGATCACGCCCGGTGACGCCAGCAGCGGCGTGTTCAGCAGTCTGGGACAGGCCGTGCGGCCCCACCTGAACTACACCGTGACCGTCCCGCTCGACCTGGGCGTCACGACCCGCTCCCCCATGGTCCTGGAACGCGACCTGAGTTTCCGCGCGCAGGCCACGCCCGGCGAGCAGCCCCCCGTTTCCCGCCGCGTCCGCAGCAGCTGGCAACTGCTGGACGAACTCGGGCAGCCGATCGCGGACGCCCTGGTGCGCAGCGAGGGTGGCCGCGATGGCAGCGGCGCGCGCGCCTTCAGTGACGAGGCGGGCGTCGTGCACCTGAACGTCAGCCGCAGCGAGGTGCAGCAACTGCGCGTGCTGACCCTCGACGGCCGCGCCCTGACCCTCCCGGCCCACGACCACGCCGCGACCACCGGCGCACCCGGCCCACACGCGCTGCCCGCTGAATCACCGTCGCCCAGCGCGCCGCTCTCGCCTGCCGAGCCGGGGTCCGCGTGA